A window from Centropristis striata isolate RG_2023a ecotype Rhode Island chromosome 2, C.striata_1.0, whole genome shotgun sequence encodes these proteins:
- the kif7 gene encoding kinesin-like protein kif7 gives MSPKVPGGQGGRGDYSAVQVAVRVRPLLPKELLHCHESCITVDSELCRVTLGHDRHFLCDYLFEETCCQEEVYSLSVQPLIDAFFQGFNATVFAYGQTGSGKTHTIGEANICSFRDEEQGIIPRAVADVFKLLDENDLTDFSVRVSYLEVYKEEFKDLLEVETASKDIHIREDKGNIVLCGVKECEVEGLDEVLSLLESGNTARHTGATQMNPNSSRSHTIFTLYMDQRRGSSRLYGTATNSGPQMLSSKFHFVDLAGSERILKTGNTGERLKESIQINSGLLALGNVIGALGDPKRKGSHIPYRDSKITRILKDSLGGNSKTLMIACISPSSSDFDESLNTLNYATRARNIQNKATVNCKREPDRVEGLEQQIKALRRALENRQRSETRIISHADPNRRPRLGEGEISRMQAQSAHYRTCTDTAYRLLRELQSEGGLTAEQSLRVKEWLCSVEEERSGLTTASGPDSGIENSSTEDSVALRRGRPSVRNQDPEAAEERWSHEHGEKEESNVLLQAQIQRLESENTDFLAALEDAMEQYKQQSDKLQEQQDLIVELQCLLSAPGLMGLGFNMRPRPHTAPMGSLQHGQNGGTYRQISSESSFGNGPSGDQDDSLYDEQDMAGGAEMLDTEEEGSHSNLNQERRRLVNHTWTKKDMLSGGLASVGRGLPFPDQHHCLARKASNTSTGETSVRESLRSFEGVSELGLLQAQQKIRELSVTIRMKEELIKELVKTGKDAQALNRQYSHKISALESEALQARQELQEAQRQLQDLERQEREISATDKTRAQECRRKIAAAQSKVQVLSQRQRDTARLANLPAQSERRVLELERSVQSMRQQQEQLQRRLRQESQQKRRLESEMQRRTHRVKELEIKNEQQQKILRIKTEEVAAFQRQRRSGSNGSVISLEEQQKIEEQKRWLDEEMERVLDQRRELEGLEGELTKREQILAKKEALLQERSGLETKRLRSSQALSKDLVTLTGRIESLERELSERNGLLRSSSAQDSQQIRQEISNLRQEKDSLLKQRVELDDKLRQGSLLSPEEERTLFQLDEAIEALDAAIEYKNEAITQRQRQLRASASMLSQWEMNLMAKLSYLSASETRALLCKYFDKVVSLREEERKLQLALAELEMQLDEQQKLVQWLENALDRTQLDTDRRLTQQQKEHERSVQLLLQQCREQMDEGLAGRQRQYEGWIHNLSMELNHYKAANLELGNKLRELFGSVSQPKEHATVVASDGKAAGVGSMEKLTRGPEDSPGSRGTVQSDKPSRSREEMRELVNTPLPSTWRRSSLPTEEPAAMEELWLQAGGDLPVNRVVQTGMGSWGGPTSLPVVKSRRESRRSSLNIGPLTSNNALIDVRKNPV, from the exons ATGTCTCCCAAAGTGCCCGGTGGCCAAGGAGGCAGAGGAGATTATTCTGCAGTGCAAGTCGCTGTTCGAGTGCGTCCCCTGCTGCCTAAAGAGCTACTTCACTGCCACGAGAGCTGTATCACCGTGGACTCAGAGCTGTGCCGCGTTACGCTGGGCCACGACAGACACTTTCTTTGTGACTACCTGTTTGAAGAAACTTGCTGCCAAGAGGAGGTTTATAGTTTGTCTGTTCAGCCGCTCATAGATGCCTTCTTTCAAGGATTCAACGCTACAGTCTTTGCCTATGGACAGACGGGTTCAGGCAAGACTCACACCATTGGAGAAGCTAATATTT GTTCCTTTAGAGATGAGGAGCAGGGTATCATTCCCAGAGCTGTTGCAGATGTCTTCAAGCTGCTGGATGAAAATGACCTCACAGACTTCTCTGTCCGTGTCTCCTACTTGGAGGTCTACAAAGAAGAGTTCAAGGATTTACTGGAGGTGGAGACAGCCAGCAAAGACATTCACATCCGGGAGGATAAAGGCAACATTG TTTTGTGTGGCGTCAAGGAGTGCGAAGTGGAGGGTCTTGATGAGGTGTTGAGTTTACTGGAGTCAGGAAACACAGCCAGGCACACCGGTGCAACCCAGATGAATCCAAACTCCAGCCGGTCACACACCATCTTTACTCTGTATATGGACCAGCGTCGGGGAAGCTCTCGCCTTTATGGGACTGCTACGAACTCTGGTCCACAAATGTTGTCGTCAAAGTTCCACTTTGTTGACCTCGCGGGGTCAGAGCGCATATTAAAGACAGGGAACACTGGAGAGAGACTGAAAGAAAGTATCCAGATTAACAGTGGCCTTCTGGCTCTGGGAAATGTTATTGGGGCCCTCGGGGACCCCAAGAGGAAAGGCTCTCACATACCATACAGAGATTCTAAAATCACAAG GATCCTTAAAGACTCACTGGGAGGAAATTCAAAAACGTTGATGATTGCCTGCATCAGCCCATCCTCCTCAGACTTTGATGAGAGCCTGAATACGCTAAACTACGCCACAAGGGCCCGAAACATTCAGAACAAGGCGACAGTCAACTGCAAGCGTGAGCCGGATCGGGTGGAGGGGCTGGAGCAGCAAATTAAGGCCCTTCGCAGGGCCCTTGAAAACCGCCAGCGCTCAGAAACTCGCATCATTTCTCACGCTGATCCAAACAGGAGACCTCGGCTTGGAGAGGGAGAGATCAGCAGAATGCAAGCCCAGAGCGCCCACTACAGGACCTGCACAGACACGGCTTACAG GTTGCTGCGGGAGCTGCAGAGTGAAGGGGGTCTGACTGCAGAACAGAGTCTGAGAGTGAAGGAGTGGCTGTGCTcggtggaggaggagcggagCGGACTGACGACTGCCTCGGGACCAGACAGCGGCATTGAGAACAGTTCCACTGAAGACAGTGTTGCGTTAAGGAGAGGAAGGCCTTCTGTGAGGAACCAG GATCCAGAGGCTGCTGAGGAGAGGTGGAGCCACGAgcatggagagaaagaggaaagtaaTGTCCTGCTTCAAGCACAGATCCAGCGGCTGGAGAGCGAGAACACAGACTTTTTAGCAGCTCTGGAGGACGCGATGGAACAATATAAGCAGCAG AGTGATAAGCTGCAGGAGCAACAGGACTTAATAGTGGAGCTGCAGTGTCTGCTGTCTGCTCCAGGACTAATGGGCCTGGGCTTTAACATGAGGCCGCGGCCACACACCGCCCCAATGGGCTCCCTGCAACACGGTCAGAATGGAGGAACATACAGACAG ATCAGTTCAGAGAGCAGTTTCGGTAATGGCCCTAGTGGTGATCAGGATGATAGTCTCTATGATGAGCAGGATATGGCAGGAGGAGCAGAAATGCTGGACACAGAGGAAGAGGGCAGCCATTCAAACCTGAACCAGGAGAGACGCAG GCTGGTGAACCACACCTGGACCAAGAAGGACATGCTGTCAGGAGGCCTAGCAAGTGTTGGGAGAGGGCTCCCATTTCCAGACCAGCACCACTGTTTAGCAAGAAAAGCAT CCAACACCAGCACAGGGGAGACGTCTGTGCGTGAAAGTCTGAGAAGTTTTGAAGGCGTTTCAGAGTTGGGACTTCTTCAAGCACAGCAAAAGATCAGAGAGCTGTCGGTCACCATCCGTATGAAGGAAGAACTCATCAAGGAGCTGGTCAAAACGG gtaaGGATGCTCAGGCCCTGAACAGGCAGTACAGCCATAAGATCTCGGCTCTGGAGAGTGAAGCTCTGCAGGCTCgacaggagctgcaggaggccCAACGGCAGTTGCAGGATCTGGAGAggcaagagagagagatcagCGCGACGGATAAAACCAGAGCACAGGAGTGTCGCAGGAAGATAGCTGCTGCTCAGAGCAAAGTTCAG GTCCTGAGTCAGCGTCAGAGGGACACTGCTCGTCTCGCCAACCTTCCCGCTCAAAGTGAACGTCGAGTGTTGGAGCTGGAGCGAAGCGTTCAGAGCAtgaggcagcagcaggagcagctacAGAGGCGGCTGCGCCAGGAAAGTCAGCAGAAACGTCGACTGGAGAGCGAGATGCAGAGAAGAACTCACAGAGTCAAG GAGCTTGAGATAAAGAACGAGCAGCAGCAAAAGATCCTGAGAATAAAGACGGAGGAAGTCGCTGCCTTCCAGAGGCAGAGGCGCAGCGGCAGTAACGGCTCTGTCATCTCACTGGAAGAACAACAG AAGATTGAGGAGCAAAAACGCTGGCTGGATGAGGAAATGGAGCGGGTACTGGACCAGAGGAGAGAACTGGAAGGTCTGGAAGGAGAGCTCACAAAACGAGAGCAAATCCTGGCAAAGAAAGAAGCCCTGCTTCAGGAACGCAGCGGACTGGAGACCAAGAGGCTCCGCTCCAGTCAG GCCCTGAGTAAAGACCTGGTGACTCTTACGGGCCGCATTGAGTCACTTGAGCGAGAGTTGAGCGAGAGGAACGGTCTTCTTCGCAGCAGCAGTGCTCAAGACTCACAACAGATTCGACAAGAGATCTCCAACCTGCGTCAAGAGAAGGACTCGCTGCTGAAACAAAGAGTGGAGCTGGATGACAAGCTGCGGCAGGGCAGCCTGCTCTCACCTGAG GAGGAGCGAACACTCTTCCAGCTGGACGAGGCGATTGAAgctctggatgcagcgattgagTACAAGAATGAGGCGATCactcagagacagagacagctgAGGGCTTCTGCCAGTATGCTCTCCCAGTGGGAGATGAACCTCATGGCCAAGCTCAGTTACCtgtctgcctctgagaccagaGCTCTGCTGTGCAAGTACTTTGACAAG GTGGTGTCTCTGCGTGAGGAGGAGCGTAAGCTGCAGCTCGCCCTGGCTGAGCTGGAAATGCAGCTGGATGAGCAGCAGAAGCTGGTGCAGTGGTTGGAGAACGCCCTCGATCGCACACAACTCGACACAGATCGTCGGCtcacacagcagcagaaggAACACGAGAGGAGTGTGCAGCTTCTACTGCAGCAGTGCCGAG AGCAAATGGACGAGGGCCTGGCAGGAAGGCAGCGGCAGTATGAAGGATGGATCCATAACCTCAGCATGGAGCTGAACCACTACAAGGCAGCAAATCTGGAACTTGGCAACAAACTGAGGGAGCTGTTTGGTTCAGTCAGCCAGCCGAAGGAGCACGCTACAG TTGTGGCATCTGATGGTAAAGCAGCAGGAGTCGGCAGCATGGAGAAGCTAACCCGTGGCCCTGAAGACAGCCCAGGGTCCAGGGGGACGGTACAGTCTGACAAACCTTCCAGGTCCAGAGAGGAAATGCGTGAGCTGGTGAACACCCCTCTCCCATCCACATGGAGGCGCTCTTCTCTCCCCACAGAGGAACCTGCGGCCATGGAGGAGTTGTGGCTCCAAGCAGGTGGGGACCTTCCTGTTAACCGGGTAGTTCAGACTGGTATGGGGTCCTGGGGCGGGCCCACGTCCCTGCCTGTGGTGAAGTCTCGCAGAGAGTCCCGCCGCTCCAGCCTCAACATCGGACCACTGACTTCCAACAATGCATTGATAGATGTGCGGAAGAATCCTGTCtga